The proteins below come from a single Phycisphaerae bacterium genomic window:
- a CDS encoding PilZ domain-containing protein, which translates to MTGYSYELGEKQSSRVLEQAVRVHSPVWAEAIDHTHLQSASGKMLKAEETVVYLKVNSETPEMDHAMPGQYYQLVISLDDQRYLTVSDLVEVQTSTEGPVMVFSRPRSIQVLQRRRYVRSVPSQSYPVYLRSETEDRNQDKPVLGQIRDISVSGMSIRLPGDADSNLFIGDVVQLRFSLSVREPEFVTRAAICHKQMDTEKAELVTGVEFVPESQDPNFQSRLRGMLLQDGTGLKRQS; encoded by the coding sequence ATGACCGGATACTCTTACGAACTGGGCGAAAAACAATCCTCACGGGTCCTCGAGCAGGCGGTGCGGGTTCACTCGCCCGTCTGGGCGGAGGCCATCGACCACACCCATCTCCAGTCGGCCAGCGGCAAAATGCTCAAAGCCGAGGAAACCGTCGTCTATCTCAAGGTCAACTCCGAAACCCCCGAGATGGACCACGCCATGCCCGGCCAGTACTACCAACTGGTCATCTCCCTCGACGACCAGCGATACCTCACCGTCTCCGATCTCGTCGAGGTCCAGACCTCAACCGAAGGGCCCGTCATGGTCTTCTCACGCCCGCGAAGCATCCAGGTGCTCCAGCGGAGACGCTACGTCCGAAGCGTCCCCAGCCAGTCCTATCCCGTCTACCTGCGATCCGAAACCGAGGACCGAAACCAGGACAAACCCGTCCTCGGACAGATCCGCGATATCAGCGTCAGCGGCATGTCCATCCGACTGCCCGGAGACGCCGACTCCAACCTCTTCATCGGCGACGTCGTCCAACTCCGATTCAGCCTCTCGGTCCGCGAACCCGAATTCGTCACCCGCGCCGCCATCTGCCACAAACAAATGGATACCGAAAAGGCCGAACTCGTCACCGGCGTCGAATTCGTCCCCGAAAGCCAGGACCCCAACTTCCAGTCGCGCCTTCGGGGCATG
- a CDS encoding Gfo/Idh/MocA family oxidoreductase, whose protein sequence is MAKKGKGKRIGYVDYQLENFHANTYLKIVREDLANRGFAVSGCVSMDHESGREWAKKNDVPYFESAKELNEHVDCYAVLAPGHPEAHLELCKMVFPFGKTTYVDKTFAPDLRTAKRIFALADKHGVAMQTSSALRYTNVQEYVGQVGRDHVRHMVAWGSGRSFGEYAIHPVELMVSCMGAKAQSLMRRGSGAESQLLVNYAGGRTGVVNVYVNSNTPFAASVTTEQETKLITVDGGRIFVDMAAAILDLFESGKPNIDRSESLMIRKILDAAEDSKAAKGFVRI, encoded by the coding sequence ATGGCGAAGAAGGGTAAGGGCAAGCGGATCGGGTACGTGGATTATCAGTTGGAGAATTTTCACGCCAACACGTATCTGAAGATCGTTCGGGAGGACCTGGCGAATCGCGGGTTCGCGGTCAGCGGCTGTGTGTCGATGGACCACGAGTCGGGTCGCGAGTGGGCGAAGAAGAACGACGTGCCGTACTTCGAGTCGGCGAAGGAACTGAACGAGCACGTGGACTGCTACGCGGTGCTGGCGCCGGGCCATCCGGAGGCGCACCTGGAGCTGTGCAAGATGGTGTTCCCGTTCGGGAAGACGACGTACGTGGACAAGACGTTCGCCCCGGACCTTCGGACGGCGAAGCGGATTTTCGCGTTGGCGGACAAGCACGGGGTGGCGATGCAGACGAGTTCGGCTTTGCGGTACACGAATGTGCAGGAGTACGTGGGGCAGGTCGGTCGGGACCACGTGCGGCACATGGTGGCGTGGGGTTCGGGGCGATCGTTCGGGGAATACGCGATTCATCCGGTGGAGCTGATGGTCAGTTGCATGGGCGCCAAGGCCCAGTCGCTGATGCGGCGAGGGAGCGGCGCGGAGTCGCAGTTGCTGGTGAACTACGCGGGCGGGCGGACGGGCGTGGTGAACGTGTACGTCAACAGCAACACGCCGTTCGCGGCGAGCGTGACGACGGAGCAGGAGACGAAGCTGATCACGGTGGACGGCGGTCGGATTTTCGTGGACATGGCGGCGGCGATTCTGGACCTGTTCGAGAGCGGCAAGCCGAACATCGACCGGTCGGAGAGTCTGATGATTCGGAAGATTCTCGACGCGGCTGAGGATTCGAAGGCGGCCAAGGGATTTGTGAGGATTTAG